The following proteins are encoded in a genomic region of Cryptomeria japonica chromosome 11, Sugi_1.0, whole genome shotgun sequence:
- the LOC131070796 gene encoding aquaporin NIP1-1-like, translated as MEKQSRTPSSVAAAAELVGTFILVFAGCGGIMVEARDEVLTYVGVNAIFGLVIMAMIYSLGHISGAHINPSASLAFSAVVRLSVKELPIYIVSQIAGATAAAALLHEIITNTSINVAVTVPVGNPFASLHGQKAGIAVGGIAACNGLLAGYAWTLSGCSMNPARSLGPALIAGKYNDLGVYIVGPVSGAICGAWFYKAITIA; from the exons ATGGAAAAGCAAAGCAGGACACCCTCTTCAGTGGCC GCTGCAGCAGAGTTGGTGGGAACTTTTATCTTAGTGTTTGCCGGGTGTGGAGGAATTATGGTGGAAGCCAGAGATGAAGTCTTAACTTACGTTGGGGTTAACGCTATTTTTGGGCTGGTTATAATGGCGATGATATACTCTTTGGGACATATCTCTGGTGCTCACATAAATCCTTCTGCCAGTCTTGCTTTCTCAGCCGTGGTAAGACTTTCTGTTAAGGAG CTGCCCATTTATATTGTATCTCAGATTGCGGGTGCCACAGCAGCTGCAGCTCTACTCCATGAAATAATTACAAACACATCCATTAATGTTGCTGTCACTGTTCCTGTGGGAAATCCTTTTGCATCACTG CATGGTCAAAAGGCAGGGATTGCTGTGGGTGGTATAGCAGCTTGTAATGGTTTATTAGCTGGGTATGCATG GACTCTCTCAGGATGTTCGATGAACCCAGCAAGATCGCTGGGCCCTGCACTGATAGCAGGCAAGTATAACGATCTCGGGGTATATATTGTTGGACCTGTTTCTGGTGCCATTTGTGGAGCTTGGTTCTATAAGGCTATTACTATAGCCTAA